The sequence below is a genomic window from Lysobacter stagni.
TCTCCAAGCGAGGTGTTGCTTGCGTTGCGGTCATCCCCGCGAAGGCGGGGAGCCATGGACCCGGCGCAGTCCTGTCCTTCGAAGGCGGTGACGCATGCAAGCCTGGATCCCCGCCTTCGCGGGGATGACGGCATGGCGCCTCACACCCACTCGTTTGGTGTGGAACGCAGCTCCGGATTCTTCATGCGCACCACGCAGAAGCGCTGACCGGTCGGTGCTTCCATCACCCACCAGCGCTTCACGAACGCGACCTTCTTCGCGCCGAGTTTTTCCAGGCGGTCGGCTTCGGCGTCGATGTCGTCGGCCTCGATGTCCAGGTGAACGCGCGAGGGGTGCGAGACCTTCTGCACTTCGATGTACAGATCGCCGGGCGTGTCGCCGAACTGCTGGTACTCGCAGGTCTCGTCGCCGGCGTTGCGATCGGCGATGGTGACGCCCAGCGCCTGCGCCCAGAAGTCCGCGGCGGCGTCCAGGTTGTCCGTGTTGCAGTCGATGATGAAGCCGGCAAGGCGACTACGGTGAGCCATGGAACGCTCCTGTTCTGGTGACGTTCTCAGACTGCACCGGCGCTGCTGACAGGGTCCTGTCAGCAGCGATACGGTGCGGTGATCAGTTCGGAAGAGCCATGTCGTCCAGCAGGGCCTTGAGGAAACGCGCTGCCTCGCCACCGGTGCAGGCGCGGTGATCGAACGTCAGCGAGATCGGCATGCGACGGTGCACTTCGATGCCACCCATCACCGCGACGACGTCGTGGCTGAGCTTGCCCGCACCGACGATGGCGACACACGGCGGCACGACCACCGGTGTCGCGTAGCGGCCGGCGAACATGCCGAAGTTCGACAGCGAGATGGTGTAGCCACTGAGTTCGCTCGGCGGAATGGTGCGGTCCTCGACCTGTGCCCGCAGGCGATGGATCGCGCCGCGCACGCCGGCGCCGTCGAGCATGTCGGCATTGCGCAGCGCCGGAACGAACAGGCCGTCCTCGGTATCCACCGCGATGCCGATGTCCACGTGCGGATGCAGCGTGCGGCTGAGGTTCTCACCGTCGAACCAGGCGTTGAGCGCGGGCACGGCTTTGCACGCGGCGACGATCGCACGCACCAGGCGCGCGGTGATGTCCTGCTTGCCCAGCCAGGCGTGCAGGTCGGCATCGTCGCAGAGCGTGGTCGGAACGACTTTGGCATGCGCGTCGGCCATCACGCGCGCCATGTTGCGGCGCACGCCCTTGAGCTGTTCGGGCTGGCCGCTGGCGCCTGCGCCCGGCGGCTGCGTGCGTATCGGCTTGCCAGCCTGGGACAACGTGCTGCGCGCCGGTGCCGACGGCGCGGGCGCGGGCGCCGCCACGGCGCGATCTGCCGCACGGGCGACCGGCGCCGCGCCGGCCTTCGCCGAGCCGTCTGCAGAGGCGCGCTTCACATCGTCCATCGTCACCACGCCGTCGCCACCGGTGGCGCGCACGCGCGCCAGGTCCACGCCGAGCTTGCGCGCCAGCGCACGCACGGCCGGCATCGCCTTCACGCCGCCCACGGCCACGGCCTGTTCGCTGCGCACGGCGTCGGAGCTCTGCATCGCGCCGACCACCGTGCCCGAATCCGCACGCGCTTCACCCTTCGGTACCGACTCGCCCGCCGCGCTGATCGAGCCGCCGTCGTCGGAGGCGACCACCTTGTCGCCATCGTCCGGCGCATGGCTGCCGGTGCCGTGGTGGTGGCCGGTGTCCTGGCCTTCGGCACGCTGCGGCAACGAAGGGTCGATCTCGAACTCGGCCAGCATCTTGCCGGTGACGATCACGTCGCCCGGCCCGCCCGACAGCTTCAGCACCTTGCCCGATACGGGCGAGGGCACTTCGACCACGGCCTTGGCGGTTTCCATCGAGACCAGATTCTCGTCCAGGCGGATCGTGTCGCCCTCCTTCACGAACCACTCGACGATGGTCGCGTCGGGCAGGCCCTCACCGAGGTCGGGAAGCAGGAAGGTCTTCTTGGTCGTCATACCGTCTTGTCTCGTTGGAATGCGTGATGTTTCGTGACCGCCCGGCGGTGCCGGGCGACCGGTGTGTTCAGACCCACACGTCGTTGCGGGCAGTGAGCTCGCCGCCCGCATCGCCGGTGTTGACGACGTCGCGTGGTTCGACGATCAGCGCGTGGCATTCCTCGCGGGCGCGGGTGATGTGTTCGACGCCGCGCGGGATCACGAACATCTCGCCCTCGCGCAGCAGTACGTTGCGGTCGCGGAAACCGATCTCCATCTCGCCCTTCACGACCAGGAACACCTCGTCGGTATCGGCGTGCGAGTGCCAGACGAAGTCGCCGTGCATCTTCACCAGCTTGAACTCGACGTCGTTCATCCGCGCGACCACGCGCGGCGACCAGCATTCGGAGAACGTCGCGAGCTTCTCGTCCAGGTTCACCGCGCCGGTGGCATTGCGGGGGTCGCTCATGCGTCCTCGCCGTCGTTGTCGTCGAGAAGTTCCAGGGAGCGCGCCGGAATCCAGCCCTGTACGCCCAGCGCGTTCTCGGCCCACCACCACTGTGCCAGCGCATAGTGCAGGGTGAGGATTTCGTCGGCCCTGGCGTCGAGTTCACGCGTGTCGTAGTCGGCCATCGCGGTGGCCGGCCCGTGTTCGCGATCGAACAGGTGGGCGGGTACCCAGCCTTCATGGCCTTCGGCGATCGTGGTCCAGACGAATTCCGGCCAGTCGGTGTCGCGGTGGCCGAGCATCACCGGGTCGCCCGGCGCCACCCGGAGCGGTGGCCGCTCCGGGGCGCGGTGGGCGACGACGACGCGCGCATGCGGCATGGTCAGCCCGCCGCGAGGGTCCGCTTGGCCGCCGCGACGATGCGGTCCACGCTGGGCAGGTACTTCATTTCCAGGCGGAACAGCGGGATGTGCGTGTCGTAGCCGGTGACGCGCTCGACCGGCGCGAGCAGGTCGAACATCGACTCCTCGGCGAGGCGCGCGGCGATCTCGGCACCGAAGCCGGCCGTCTTCGGCGCTTCGTGCACGATCACGCAACGGCCGGTGCGGCTGACCGATTCGGCGATGGTGTCGAAGTCGAGCGGACGCAGCGTGGCGACGTCGATGACTTCGGCGCTGATGCCTTCCGCCGCGAGTTTCTCCGCCGCTTCCAGCGATTCCTTCACCTGCGCACCCCAGGTCACCAGCGTGACGTCGGTGCCGTCGCGCAGCACGTAGCACACGTCCAGCGGAAGCGCCTCGCCGTCGTCGGGCACCACTTCCTTGTACTGGCGGTAGATGCGCTTGGGCTCCATGAAGATCACCGGATCCGGATCGCGGATGGCGGCGAGCAGCAGGCCGTAGGCGCGTGCCGGCGAGGACGGCATCACCACGCGCAGGCCCGGCACGTTGGTGAAGATCGCTTCGTTGGCTTCGGAGTGATGCTCCGGCGCGCGGATGCCACCGCCCCACGGCACGCGCAGCACCATCGGACAGGTGAGGCGACCGCGCGTGCGGTAACGGAAGCGCGCGGCGTGGCAGATGATGTGATCGACCATCGGGTACACGAAGCCGTCGAACTGCGATTCGGCGACCGGCTTCATGCCCTGCGACGCCAGACCCACGGTGAGGCCGGCAATGGTGGTTTCGTCCAGCGGCGTGTCGAGCACGCGTTCCGGGCCGAACTGCTGCTGCAGGCCGGCGGTGGCGCGGAACACGCCGCCGTTGACGCCCACGTCCTCGCCCAGCACCAGCACCTTGTCGTCGACGCGCATCTCGTAGGCGAGCGCCTGCGTGATCGCCTCGATCAGGGTGATGGCCGTCGGCGTCGCCGCCTTGGCGGCGTCGATCTTCTTCTTGTCCTCGACGTTCATCAGCGGCCCTCCTGTGCGAGCGCGAACGCGCGTTGCGCCAGCAGGTCCGGCGGCGGATCGGCGTAGAGGTAATCGAACATGGCTTCGACCGGCTGCACCGGCGTCTCGAGGTAGGCGTTGATCTCCACGTCCACCTTCTTGCCGCATTCCTCGGCCCAGGCCTTCTCTTCTTCCTCGCTCCACACGCCCTGCGCGGTGAGGTAGGTGCGCAGGCGCGCGATCGGTTCGCGGGTCCAGGCGTCCTTCACCTCGTCTTCGTTGCGGTAGCGGCGCGCGTCGTCGGCGGTGGTGTGGTCGTGCAGGCGGTAGGTCATGAACTCGATCACGCTGCCGCCTTCGCCGCTGCGTGCGCGCTCGCTGGCGCGGCGCATGCCCTCGAGCACGGCGATCAGGTCGTTGCCGTCCACCTGCAGGCAGTGCAGGCCACCGGCCAGGCCCTTCTGCGCGAGCGTCTTGGCGCCGGTCTGCGCCGAACGCGGCACGGAAATCGCCCAGCCGTTGTTGACCACGCACAGGATCAGCGGCAGCTGGTACGCGCCTGCCGAATTGAGCGCCGCATAGAAGTCCGTCTTCGACGAACCACCATCGCCGCAGCACGCCACGGCCAGCTGCTTCTGCTTCATCAGCTTGAACTTCAGCGCGGCGCCGGCAGCGTGCAGGCACTGCGTGGAGATCGGCACGCACCACGAGTAGTCCTGCTTCGGGCCGGAGAAATCGTTGCCGCGCTCGTCGCCACCCCAGTACAGCAGCACTTCGCGCGGCAGCACGCCGCGCATGAACTGCGCGCCGTACTCGCGGTAGCTGGGCGCGAACACGTCGTCGGGCTGCATGGATGCACCGATGCCCACGTGCGTGGCTTCGTGCCCCAGGCAACTGGCGTAGGTGCCCAGCTTGCCGGTGCGCTGCAGCGCGATGGCCTTGCTGTCGAAGGTGCGCACGAACAGCATCTGCTTGAACAGAGGCAGCAGCGCCTTCGGATCACGGAAGGCGGCCGGCAGCTCGGCGACGGGCTTGCCGTCGGTGCCGAGGTACTGGAGGTATTCGATTTCGAAGGTCGCGGCGACCGTCATCGGAAGATCCTGGCTGGAATGGCAGGGGCCGAACCGGCCGCCGTCCCGGATCCAGTGCCGGCGGGGACCGTTCGGAGGGCTGGGCCGGAACGTGTCCGACCTGGCTCCGCGGCGTCCGCGGAGGGCCTGTTTCAAGGCCCGCGCCGACGCGCTGTGGCGTCGATGATACCCAAGGGGGTGTCAAGGATCGTTGCGCGCTGCGGCATGCAACTTTGCCGAAAAGACGCTATGCGAACCCCGCACGCAGCGGTATGGATCGCGGATGAATGCGGGCTTCCCGAAACGGAAAGGGCGCGGCCAAAGCCGCGCCCTTCCGGTGTCGTCCGGTGTCAGCGACGGATCGCGACGCGCAACGTGTCGCGATTGTTGGCGAGGTCCGGATCCGGCGTGGCCGAACCGGCCTGCGCGCTGAACTCCAGCTCGGTGCCTGCCTTCGGGCGGTCCGGCACCACGATGGCGAACGCCAGCCATTGTGTTCCCGTGGTCATCGAACCGTTGCGCGCGCACTGGGCACGGAAGCCGGCCGGGGTCGCGGCCCGCGAACAGCTCCAGCCGGCCGGCGCTGCCACCGCGGCGGCCGATACGGCCACGTTGCCTTCCAGCACCAGCGTCGGTTGATCCGCGGCATCGGGACCGGCGTTGCGCACCGGCACCAGGAAGGTCGCAATCGCGCCCTTTCGCACCGGCAGCACACCGCCTTCGATGCGCACCGACAGGTCGGCCGAGGTGACCACGGTGACCTGAGCAACGGCGTCGTTGTCG
It includes:
- a CDS encoding VOC family protein — encoded protein: MAHRSRLAGFIIDCNTDNLDAAADFWAQALGVTIADRNAGDETCEYQQFGDTPGDLYIEVQKVSHPSRVHLDIEADDIDAEADRLEKLGAKKVAFVKRWWVMEAPTGQRFCVVRMKNPELRSTPNEWV
- a CDS encoding dihydrolipoamide acetyltransferase family protein, coding for MTTKKTFLLPDLGEGLPDATIVEWFVKEGDTIRLDENLVSMETAKAVVEVPSPVSGKVLKLSGGPGDVIVTGKMLAEFEIDPSLPQRAEGQDTGHHHGTGSHAPDDGDKVVASDDGGSISAAGESVPKGEARADSGTVVGAMQSSDAVRSEQAVAVGGVKAMPAVRALARKLGVDLARVRATGGDGVVTMDDVKRASADGSAKAGAAPVARAADRAVAAPAPAPSAPARSTLSQAGKPIRTQPPGAGASGQPEQLKGVRRNMARVMADAHAKVVPTTLCDDADLHAWLGKQDITARLVRAIVAACKAVPALNAWFDGENLSRTLHPHVDIGIAVDTEDGLFVPALRNADMLDGAGVRGAIHRLRAQVEDRTIPPSELSGYTISLSNFGMFAGRYATPVVVPPCVAIVGAGKLSHDVVAVMGGIEVHRRMPISLTFDHRACTGGEAARFLKALLDDMALPN
- a CDS encoding cupin domain-containing protein; amino-acid sequence: MSDPRNATGAVNLDEKLATFSECWSPRVVARMNDVEFKLVKMHGDFVWHSHADTDEVFLVVKGEMEIGFRDRNVLLREGEMFVIPRGVEHITRAREECHALIVEPRDVVNTGDAGGELTARNDVWV
- a CDS encoding SH3 domain-containing protein; the encoded protein is MPHARVVVAHRAPERPPLRVAPGDPVMLGHRDTDWPEFVWTTIAEGHEGWVPAHLFDREHGPATAMADYDTRELDARADEILTLHYALAQWWWAENALGVQGWIPARSLELLDDNDGEDA
- a CDS encoding alpha-ketoacid dehydrogenase subunit beta translates to MNVEDKKKIDAAKAATPTAITLIEAITQALAYEMRVDDKVLVLGEDVGVNGGVFRATAGLQQQFGPERVLDTPLDETTIAGLTVGLASQGMKPVAESQFDGFVYPMVDHIICHAARFRYRTRGRLTCPMVLRVPWGGGIRAPEHHSEANEAIFTNVPGLRVVMPSSPARAYGLLLAAIRDPDPVIFMEPKRIYRQYKEVVPDDGEALPLDVCYVLRDGTDVTLVTWGAQVKESLEAAEKLAAEGISAEVIDVATLRPLDFDTIAESVSRTGRCVIVHEAPKTAGFGAEIAARLAEESMFDLLAPVERVTGYDTHIPLFRLEMKYLPSVDRIVAAAKRTLAAG
- the pdhA gene encoding pyruvate dehydrogenase (acetyl-transferring) E1 component subunit alpha, whose amino-acid sequence is MTVAATFEIEYLQYLGTDGKPVAELPAAFRDPKALLPLFKQMLFVRTFDSKAIALQRTGKLGTYASCLGHEATHVGIGASMQPDDVFAPSYREYGAQFMRGVLPREVLLYWGGDERGNDFSGPKQDYSWCVPISTQCLHAAGAALKFKLMKQKQLAVACCGDGGSSKTDFYAALNSAGAYQLPLILCVVNNGWAISVPRSAQTGAKTLAQKGLAGGLHCLQVDGNDLIAVLEGMRRASERARSGEGGSVIEFMTYRLHDHTTADDARRYRNEDEVKDAWTREPIARLRTYLTAQGVWSEEEEKAWAEECGKKVDVEINAYLETPVQPVEAMFDYLYADPPPDLLAQRAFALAQEGR